In Pseudomonas alcaliphila JAB1, a single window of DNA contains:
- the nhaC gene encoding Na+/H+ antiporter NhaC: MTARSPSLLDALLPIGVLVVLLSLSVYLFGDSSSSGPNQIALMSAAFVAGLVGLKNGLRWAEIEEGILAGIHMAMKANLILLAVGALIGTWILAGTVPTMIWLGLKLISAEYFYLTSCLICALTALSIGSSWTVAGTLGIGLMGVAAGLGLDPAITAGAIISGAYFGDKLSPLSDTTNLAPAAAGAELFAHIRNMLRTTLPALLIALAIFFALGQQASAEHDSGRIAEVLSALEAQFNLGWHLLLPVAFLLLLAVRQWAAFPAVFLAALLGAVFAVVFQPEVMARLADPHAGALAPLKTVWSALFAGYESASGNAELDGLLSKGGMASMLTTVWLIICAMCFGGVLERLGLLQRLLQSALRLVRSDSGLVASTITTTIGTNIITADQYIALVLPGRMYRAEYEKRGLAPTNLSRALEDGGTLTSVLVPWNTCGAYMAATLGVATLSYLPYCFFNLIMPVLAIALAYLLPPKPQTAA; encoded by the coding sequence ATGACTGCCCGCTCCCCTTCCCTGCTCGACGCCTTGCTGCCAATTGGCGTGCTCGTCGTGCTGCTCAGCCTCTCCGTTTACCTGTTCGGCGACAGCTCCTCCAGCGGCCCGAACCAGATCGCCCTGATGAGCGCCGCCTTCGTCGCCGGCCTGGTTGGCCTGAAGAACGGCCTGCGCTGGGCCGAGATCGAGGAAGGCATACTCGCTGGCATCCATATGGCGATGAAGGCCAACCTGATTCTGCTGGCGGTCGGCGCGCTGATCGGCACCTGGATTCTCGCCGGCACGGTGCCGACCATGATCTGGCTGGGCCTGAAGCTGATCAGCGCCGAGTACTTCTACCTCACCAGTTGCCTGATCTGCGCGCTCACCGCGCTGTCGATCGGCAGCTCGTGGACGGTGGCCGGTACCCTCGGCATCGGCCTGATGGGCGTGGCGGCCGGGTTGGGCCTGGACCCGGCGATCACCGCCGGAGCGATCATTTCCGGCGCCTACTTCGGCGACAAGCTGTCACCACTGTCGGACACCACCAACCTGGCCCCGGCCGCTGCCGGCGCCGAGCTGTTCGCGCATATCCGCAACATGCTGCGCACCACGCTGCCGGCGCTGCTGATCGCCCTGGCGATCTTCTTCGCCCTCGGCCAGCAGGCCAGCGCCGAGCACGACAGCGGGCGTATCGCCGAGGTGCTGAGCGCGCTGGAGGCACAGTTCAACCTCGGCTGGCACCTGCTGCTGCCGGTAGCCTTCCTGCTGCTGCTCGCGGTGCGCCAGTGGGCCGCCTTCCCGGCGGTGTTTCTCGCCGCCCTGCTCGGGGCGGTGTTCGCCGTGGTGTTCCAGCCGGAGGTGATGGCGCGTCTGGCCGATCCACACGCTGGCGCCCTGGCGCCGCTGAAGACGGTATGGAGCGCGCTGTTCGCCGGCTACGAGTCAGCCAGCGGCAACGCCGAGCTGGACGGCCTGCTGTCCAAGGGCGGCATGGCCAGCATGCTCACCACGGTGTGGCTGATCATCTGCGCCATGTGCTTCGGCGGCGTGCTGGAGCGCCTTGGCCTGCTGCAACGCCTGCTACAAAGCGCGCTACGCCTGGTGCGCAGCGACAGCGGCCTGGTCGCCAGCACCATCACCACCACCATCGGTACCAACATCATCACTGCCGACCAGTACATCGCCCTGGTGCTGCCCGGGCGCATGTACCGTGCCGAATACGAGAAACGCGGCCTGGCGCCGACCAATCTGTCGCGCGCGCTGGAAGACGGCGGCACCCTGACCTCGGTGCTGGTGCCGTGGAACACCTGCGGCGCCTATATGGCCGCGACTCTCGGCGTCGCCACCCTGAGCTACCTGCCGTACTGCTTCTTCAACCTGATCATGCCGGTACTGGCCATCGCCCTCGCCTACCTGCTGCCACCCAAGCCGCAGACTGCCGCGTGA
- the nhaD gene encoding sodium:proton antiporter NhaD — protein sequence MYALMALVFVLGYLCIALEHPLKIDKAASALLTAVIAWTLLVLGADNILPLLGTGTAGASTNSHHVVEELRHHLGEISEILFFLMGAMTIVELIDAHEGFKVITDRIRTHKRVHLLWLVGLITFFLSAALDNLATTIVMISLLRKLIADRHERWFYAGIVVIAANAGGAWSPIGDVTTTMLWIGNQVTATGIITKLFLPSLVCLLVPLLIMSFRLKGEVAEPRIKESAESRRDPTTPFERNLVFCLGLGALIFVPVFKTITHLPPYMGILFGLSLLWITTEIIHRSKNSEDKDPLSVVGVLRRIDITSVLFFLGILLAVSALSSAGHLIQVATLLKDSLGNVYSIAISIGMLSAVVDNVPMVAGAMKMYPLISPEALATAAADELPWLRNFVVDGNFWEMLAYCAGTGGSCLIIGSAAGVAAMGMEKINFIWYLKKISGLAFIGYLAGAVTYMLMFAA from the coding sequence ATGTATGCGTTGATGGCACTCGTCTTCGTCCTCGGCTACCTGTGCATCGCACTCGAGCACCCGTTAAAGATCGACAAGGCAGCGTCTGCACTGCTCACGGCCGTGATCGCCTGGACCCTGCTGGTTCTTGGCGCCGACAACATCCTGCCATTGCTCGGCACCGGTACGGCCGGCGCCAGCACCAACTCCCATCATGTGGTCGAGGAACTGCGCCACCACCTCGGCGAGATCTCCGAGATCCTGTTCTTCCTCATGGGCGCGATGACCATCGTCGAGCTGATCGACGCCCATGAAGGTTTCAAAGTCATCACCGACCGCATCCGCACTCACAAACGCGTGCATCTGCTGTGGCTGGTGGGGTTGATCACCTTCTTCCTGTCCGCCGCTTTGGACAATCTGGCCACTACCATTGTGATGATCTCGCTGCTGCGCAAGCTGATCGCCGACCGCCACGAGCGCTGGTTCTACGCCGGCATCGTGGTCATCGCCGCCAACGCCGGCGGCGCCTGGTCGCCAATTGGCGACGTCACCACCACCATGCTGTGGATCGGCAATCAGGTCACCGCCACCGGCATCATCACCAAGCTGTTCCTGCCCAGCCTGGTCTGCCTGCTGGTACCGCTGCTGATCATGAGCTTCCGCCTCAAGGGTGAAGTGGCCGAACCGCGCATCAAGGAGAGCGCCGAAAGCCGCCGCGACCCGACCACGCCCTTCGAGCGTAACCTGGTGTTCTGCCTGGGCCTCGGTGCGCTGATCTTCGTGCCGGTGTTCAAGACCATCACTCACCTGCCGCCATACATGGGCATCCTCTTCGGCCTCAGCCTGCTGTGGATCACCACCGAGATCATCCACCGCAGCAAGAACAGCGAAGACAAGGATCCACTGTCGGTAGTGGGTGTATTGCGCCGTATCGACATCACCAGTGTGCTGTTCTTCCTCGGCATCCTGCTCGCGGTTTCCGCGCTGTCCAGCGCCGGTCACCTGATTCAGGTGGCGACGCTGCTCAAGGACAGCCTGGGCAACGTCTACAGCATCGCCATTTCCATCGGCATGCTCTCGGCCGTGGTGGACAACGTGCCGATGGTCGCCGGTGCCATGAAAATGTACCCGCTGATCAGCCCCGAAGCCCTGGCCACGGCGGCCGCTGACGAGCTGCCATGGCTGCGCAACTTCGTGGTCGACGGCAACTTCTGGGAAATGCTTGCCTACTGCGCCGGCACCGGCGGCAGCTGCCTGATCATCGGCTCGGCTGCTGGCGTGGCCGCCATGGGTATGGAGAAGATCAACTTCATCTGGTACCTGAAGAAGATCAGCGGCCTGGCCTTCATCGGCTACCTGGCCGGTGCCGTCACCTATATGCTGATGTTCGCCGCCTGA
- a CDS encoding winged helix-turn-helix domain-containing protein — protein sequence MQTSKTRTSFYRRLYVAWLIDSGQAVSVPALMDATGMPRRTAQDTLAALSELDIDCQFEQSEGERNNAGHYQIRDWGPIDKHWIAANLQQIKNTLGYP from the coding sequence ATGCAGACGAGCAAGACCCGCACCAGCTTCTACCGCCGCCTCTACGTGGCCTGGCTGATCGACAGCGGCCAGGCCGTCAGTGTGCCGGCACTGATGGACGCTACCGGCATGCCCAGGCGCACCGCGCAAGACACCCTGGCCGCCCTTTCCGAGCTGGATATCGACTGCCAATTCGAGCAGAGCGAGGGTGAACGCAACAACGCCGGCCACTACCAGATTCGCGACTGGGGCCCGATCGACAAACACTGGATCGCCGCCAACCTGCAGCAGATCAAGAACACGCTGGGTTATCCCTGA
- a CDS encoding SLC13 family permease, giving the protein MNPDLLWVLALLAGAVTLFIIGKPRMDVVALLVLVALPLTGVLDLQQTLAGFSDANVILIAALFVIGDGLVRTGIAYRLGDWLVTKAGSSETRLLILLMLAVAGLGSVMSSTGVVAIFIPVVLGVAARLRIAPARLMMPLAFAGLISGMLTLVATPPNLVVHAELRRAGLDGFGFFDLTPIGLAVLVLGIGYMLIARRWLVRKDAGEGGEPPRLTLADLAERYRLGERERRLQVRADSPLANQVLNELQLRRDHGINVIAIERRQRLRTLLLMASGNTLLEPGDVLLVDIASPAIGLLGSYQALGLEPMPLPHSYFSLHAHELGLAEVALPPESQLPGKTIQELGFRSRHKLNVVGLRRQGQALEGVLVDEKLRASDTLLVAGAWRDIHRLQGLSRDFLVLSLPAEVAEVAPAARKAPYALLSLAVMVLLMVSGLVPNVQAALIACLLMGAFRCIDLDSAYRAIHWPTLILIVGMLPFAQALQQTGGVELAVQGLVGGLGDAGPRLILASLFALTAVIGLFISNTATAVLMAPVAIATAQALDVSPLPFAMTVALAASAAFMTPISSPVNTLVLGPGQYRFGDFVRIGVPFTLLVMMVSVALVPLIFPL; this is encoded by the coding sequence ATGAATCCCGACCTGCTCTGGGTGCTGGCCTTGCTGGCCGGCGCCGTCACCCTCTTCATCATCGGCAAGCCACGCATGGACGTGGTCGCCTTGCTGGTGCTGGTCGCCCTGCCGCTGACCGGCGTACTCGACCTGCAACAGACCCTGGCCGGTTTCAGCGACGCCAACGTCATCCTCATTGCCGCGCTGTTCGTCATCGGCGACGGCCTGGTGCGCACCGGCATCGCCTACCGCCTGGGCGACTGGCTGGTGACCAAGGCTGGTAGCAGCGAGACGCGCCTGCTGATTCTGCTGATGCTGGCGGTGGCCGGCCTGGGCTCGGTGATGAGCTCCACCGGTGTGGTGGCGATCTTCATCCCCGTGGTGCTCGGTGTAGCTGCGCGCCTGCGCATCGCCCCGGCGCGACTGATGATGCCACTGGCTTTCGCCGGGCTGATCAGCGGCATGCTGACGCTGGTCGCCACACCGCCGAACCTGGTGGTGCATGCCGAACTGCGCCGCGCCGGGCTGGATGGTTTTGGCTTTTTCGATCTCACGCCCATTGGCCTGGCAGTGCTGGTGCTCGGCATCGGCTACATGCTGATCGCCCGACGCTGGCTGGTGCGCAAGGACGCTGGTGAAGGGGGCGAGCCACCACGCCTGACCCTGGCCGACCTTGCCGAGCGCTATCGCCTGGGTGAACGCGAACGGCGCCTGCAGGTGCGCGCCGACTCGCCCCTGGCCAATCAGGTACTCAACGAGCTGCAACTGCGTCGTGATCATGGCATCAACGTCATCGCCATCGAGCGCCGCCAGCGCCTGCGCACCCTGTTGCTGATGGCCAGCGGCAATACCCTGCTGGAACCGGGCGACGTGCTGCTGGTGGACATTGCCAGTCCCGCCATCGGCCTGCTCGGCAGCTACCAGGCGCTGGGGCTGGAACCCATGCCGCTGCCGCACTCGTATTTCAGCCTGCACGCCCATGAACTGGGCCTTGCCGAAGTGGCGCTGCCGCCGGAGTCGCAACTGCCGGGCAAGACCATTCAGGAACTGGGCTTTCGTTCGCGGCACAAACTCAACGTAGTCGGCCTGCGCCGCCAAGGCCAGGCGCTGGAGGGCGTGCTGGTGGACGAAAAACTCAGGGCCTCCGACACCCTGCTGGTGGCCGGCGCCTGGCGCGACATTCACCGCCTGCAGGGGCTGAGCCGCGATTTCCTGGTGCTCAGCCTGCCGGCGGAAGTGGCCGAAGTTGCACCTGCCGCGCGCAAGGCGCCCTACGCCCTGCTCAGCCTGGCGGTAATGGTGCTACTGATGGTCAGCGGCCTGGTACCCAACGTGCAGGCCGCACTGATCGCCTGCCTGCTGATGGGCGCGTTTCGCTGCATCGACCTCGATAGCGCCTACCGCGCCATTCACTGGCCGACGCTGATCCTTATCGTCGGCATGCTGCCCTTCGCCCAGGCGCTGCAGCAGACTGGTGGCGTCGAGCTGGCCGTGCAGGGCCTGGTCGGCGGCCTCGGCGATGCCGGGCCACGACTGATCCTCGCCAGCCTGTTCGCCCTCACCGCGGTGATCGGCCTGTTCATTTCCAACACCGCCACGGCCGTGCTGATGGCCCCGGTGGCCATCGCCACAGCGCAGGCGCTGGATGTGTCGCCCCTGCCCTTCGCCATGACCGTGGCCCTGGCTGCCTCGGCCGCCTTCATGACGCCGATCTCCTCGCCGGTGAACACCCTGGTGCTGGGGCCCGGCCAATACCGCTTCGGCGACTTCGTGCGCATAGGCGTGCCCTTCACCCTGCTGGTGATGATGGTCAGCGTGGCGCTGGTGCCGCTGATCTTTCCGCTTTAA
- the rlmF gene encoding 23S rRNA (adenine(1618)-N(6))-methyltransferase RlmF has protein sequence MPQPPKRPRKPTPAALKTAPSKGELHPRNRHQGRYDFPALIKASPELGDFVITNPYGKPSIDFANPAAVKVFNRALLAQYYGIRHWDIPDGYLCPPIPGRADYLHNLADLLASDNDGQIPHGEKVRALDIGVGANCIYPLIGRCEYGWQFMGTDIASEALASARAIVAANPQLAGGVELRQQANAEHIFLGLLQAQECVDLSLCNPPFHSSAAEATSGSTRKWRNLGKLDPKRKLPVLNFGGQAAELWCPGGEAAFLKRMASESAQVAEQVLWFSSLVSKGGNVELLQGWLARAGAAEVRILGMSQGQKQSRLVAWTFKDAQARSAWRNSRWR, from the coding sequence ATGCCCCAGCCGCCGAAACGCCCGCGCAAGCCCACCCCCGCCGCCTTGAAAACCGCGCCGAGCAAGGGCGAGCTGCACCCTCGCAACCGTCACCAGGGGCGCTACGATTTTCCCGCGCTGATCAAGGCAAGTCCCGAGCTGGGCGACTTCGTCATCACCAATCCCTATGGCAAGCCGAGCATCGACTTCGCCAATCCGGCAGCGGTCAAGGTGTTCAACCGCGCGCTGCTGGCGCAGTACTACGGCATCCGCCACTGGGATATTCCCGACGGCTACCTGTGCCCACCGATCCCGGGCCGCGCCGATTACCTGCACAACCTTGCCGACCTGCTGGCGAGCGACAACGACGGTCAGATTCCCCACGGCGAGAAGGTTCGAGCCCTGGATATCGGCGTCGGCGCCAACTGCATCTATCCACTGATTGGTCGCTGCGAATATGGCTGGCAGTTCATGGGCACCGACATTGCCAGCGAAGCACTGGCATCGGCACGTGCCATCGTCGCTGCCAACCCGCAACTGGCCGGCGGCGTCGAGCTGCGCCAACAGGCCAATGCCGAACACATCTTCCTCGGCCTGCTGCAGGCGCAGGAGTGCGTCGATCTGAGCCTGTGCAATCCCCCCTTCCACTCCAGCGCCGCTGAAGCCACCAGCGGCAGCACGCGCAAATGGCGCAACCTGGGCAAGCTCGACCCCAAGCGCAAGCTGCCGGTGCTCAACTTCGGTGGCCAGGCGGCCGAGCTGTGGTGCCCGGGTGGCGAGGCCGCCTTTCTCAAGCGCATGGCCAGCGAAAGCGCACAGGTGGCCGAGCAGGTGTTGTGGTTCAGCAGCCTGGTGTCCAAGGGCGGCAACGTCGAACTGCTGCAGGGCTGGCTGGCCAGAGCTGGCGCAGCCGAGGTACGCATCCTCGGCATGTCCCAGGGGCAGAAGCAGAGCCGCCTGGTGGCCTGGACGTTCAAGGATGCGCAAGCGCGCAGCGCTTGGCGCAACAGCCGTTGGCGCTGA
- a CDS encoding SLC13 family permease — protein MTFAAWLTIGLFVLTYLGMAAGGVRGLRIDRSWIACCAAVLLLVSGALSMEDAAHHLDPGALLLLLALMLISAQFDFSGVYAWLNRYLTEHAERPAVLLLGVVLLGGLLSAVLVNDIVAFALTPLLCRSLHLRGLEPRPFLLALALSCNAGSAASLIGNPQNILIGQAGALDFWGYVAVAGPPALVAMVIVYAVIWLQWRHRWGEARPLTADDTPVEHIYGAHSYLKPLLASLVLLALFATALPRELSALLIAVLVMVSRRVDSRDYVNKVDWNLLLLFVGLFLVSGAALQLPQLAQGAAWLAEHGLLPQGVISLATSSLLASNLIGNVPFVVLLLGLMPELSHSVLIGLAVMSTLAGNLLLIGSVVNLIVAEGAKRQGVRLGFVDYARSGVPVTLLSMTVAGLWLGLGGWLPW, from the coding sequence ATGACCTTCGCTGCCTGGCTGACCATCGGCTTGTTCGTCCTCACCTACCTGGGCATGGCTGCCGGCGGTGTTCGCGGCCTGCGCATCGACCGCAGCTGGATCGCCTGCTGCGCGGCAGTGCTGTTGCTGGTCAGTGGTGCGCTGAGCATGGAAGACGCGGCCCATCATCTCGACCCTGGTGCGTTGTTGCTGCTGTTGGCGTTGATGCTGATCTCGGCGCAGTTCGATTTTTCCGGGGTGTATGCCTGGCTCAACCGCTACCTGACCGAGCATGCCGAGCGCCCGGCGGTTTTGCTGTTGGGCGTGGTGCTGCTGGGCGGCTTGCTCTCGGCGGTGCTGGTCAACGACATCGTCGCTTTCGCCCTGACCCCACTGCTGTGTCGCAGCCTGCACCTGCGTGGGTTGGAGCCACGGCCGTTTTTGCTGGCGCTGGCGCTGTCGTGCAACGCGGGTTCGGCGGCGAGCCTGATCGGCAACCCGCAGAACATCCTCATTGGGCAGGCCGGCGCTCTGGATTTCTGGGGTTATGTGGCCGTGGCCGGGCCACCTGCTCTGGTCGCGATGGTCATCGTTTACGCGGTGATCTGGCTGCAGTGGCGCCATCGCTGGGGTGAGGCCAGGCCGCTGACCGCGGACGATACGCCGGTCGAGCATATCTACGGCGCGCACAGCTATCTCAAGCCGCTGCTGGCCAGCCTGGTACTGCTTGCGCTGTTCGCCACGGCGCTGCCGCGCGAGCTATCGGCGCTGTTGATCGCGGTGTTGGTGATGGTGTCGCGGCGGGTGGACAGCCGCGACTACGTGAACAAGGTGGACTGGAACCTGCTGCTGCTGTTCGTGGGCTTGTTCCTGGTCAGCGGCGCCGCGTTGCAGCTGCCGCAGCTGGCGCAGGGCGCGGCATGGCTGGCCGAGCACGGGTTGTTGCCGCAGGGCGTTATATCGCTGGCGACCTCGTCGCTGCTGGCGAGCAACCTGATCGGCAACGTGCCCTTCGTGGTGTTGCTGCTGGGCTTGATGCCGGAGCTGTCGCACTCGGTGCTGATCGGGCTGGCAGTGATGTCGACCCTAGCCGGCAACCTGCTATTGATCGGTAGCGTGGTCAACCTGATCGTCGCCGAAGGGGCGAAACGTCAGGGCGTCAGGCTTGGCTTCGTCGATTATGCGCGCAGCGGCGTGCCGGTGACGTTGCTGAGCATGACGGTGGCCGGGCTCTGGCTGGGGTTGGGCGGCTGGTTGCCCTGGTAA
- a CDS encoding transporter substrate-binding domain-containing protein, whose protein sequence is MHKALHYCLLWLLAGTCYGSQPTLTFCHEDQNAYPWVMTDGTGLNLELLNLVQQALKLQVVYVAVPWRRCLSGMQQGLYDGAFAASFKTERLQMGRYPTDADGRPDALRRLHTSRYTLYRRIGSAVSWDGQRFTHVTGRVGSLSGFSIRDLLLAHGLEVDESSRDPLALLQMLVHGRVDAVALQTMRGDFVLQANPQLAQQVEKLPQLLEEKPYYLMLSNALLMRDPKLAERIWSEVQRQRESATYQARVQAYLAQPGH, encoded by the coding sequence TTGCACAAAGCGCTGCATTACTGCCTGCTCTGGCTGCTGGCCGGCACCTGTTATGGCAGCCAGCCAACCTTGACGTTCTGTCATGAGGATCAGAACGCCTACCCTTGGGTGATGACCGATGGCACAGGACTCAATCTGGAGCTGCTCAACCTGGTACAGCAGGCGCTAAAACTGCAGGTGGTATACGTGGCGGTGCCCTGGAGGCGCTGTCTTTCAGGCATGCAGCAGGGGCTCTACGACGGTGCCTTCGCCGCCAGCTTCAAAACCGAGCGCCTGCAGATGGGCCGGTACCCCACCGATGCTGATGGCCGCCCGGATGCGCTCAGGCGGTTGCACACCTCGCGTTATACCCTGTATCGCCGCATCGGCAGCGCAGTGTCCTGGGATGGCCAGCGTTTCACTCATGTGACTGGCCGCGTCGGCTCGCTCAGCGGTTTTTCCATTCGCGATCTGTTGCTGGCCCACGGGCTGGAGGTGGACGAGTCAAGCCGCGACCCACTGGCATTGTTGCAGATGCTGGTGCACGGCCGAGTCGATGCTGTCGCCCTGCAGACCATGCGCGGTGATTTCGTCTTGCAAGCCAATCCGCAACTGGCTCAGCAGGTGGAAAAATTGCCGCAGTTGCTCGAGGAAAAGCCCTATTACCTGATGCTGTCCAACGCGCTGCTGATGCGCGACCCCAAGTTGGCCGAGCGGATCTGGAGCGAGGTTCAGCGTCAGCGTGAATCAGCGACCTATCAGGCTCGTGTACAGGCTTATCTGGCGCAGCCCGGCCATTGA
- a CDS encoding ABC transporter substrate-binding protein — protein MRHGLLIVLFSLFCCGPLEAVETPLLRISAGEWPPYLSARVERQGPVAHLISDLLAEEGYRVEFTFLPWPRAYAEAAAGRYDATAVWMHKTEREADFLFSAPLLDEQFVFFHLKTQPFDWRHFDDLSGMTLGGGLEYSYGPAFDAFLAKEKVRIERVSSDRQNFEKLLKERVVLYPQELNVGYAALRNEFSREDAERITHHPKPLLVNLSYLMLPKRLTQSETLRERFDARLQQFRQDGRYQQYFDALQAGHYQPVPEQASP, from the coding sequence ATGCGCCACGGCCTGCTGATTGTGCTGTTTAGTCTGTTCTGCTGCGGCCCTCTAGAGGCCGTCGAGACACCTTTGCTACGTATCAGCGCCGGGGAATGGCCGCCCTATCTGTCCGCCAGGGTCGAACGCCAGGGGCCGGTGGCTCATCTGATCAGCGACCTGCTGGCCGAGGAAGGCTATCGCGTCGAGTTCACCTTCCTGCCCTGGCCACGCGCCTACGCCGAAGCCGCCGCCGGCCGTTACGACGCCACGGCGGTGTGGATGCACAAGACCGAGCGTGAGGCAGACTTTCTCTTCAGCGCCCCACTGCTCGATGAACAGTTCGTGTTCTTCCACCTGAAAACGCAGCCCTTCGACTGGCGGCACTTCGATGATCTCAGCGGCATGACCCTCGGCGGCGGCCTGGAATATAGCTACGGTCCGGCGTTCGACGCCTTTCTCGCCAAGGAAAAAGTGCGCATCGAACGCGTCTCCAGTGACCGGCAGAACTTCGAGAAACTGCTCAAGGAGCGTGTGGTGCTCTACCCGCAGGAGCTCAACGTCGGCTACGCCGCGCTGCGTAACGAGTTTTCCAGGGAGGACGCCGAGCGCATCACTCATCACCCCAAGCCGCTGCTGGTCAACCTCAGCTATCTGATGCTGCCCAAACGCCTGACGCAGAGTGAAACGCTACGCGAGCGCTTCGACGCACGGCTGCAGCAGTTTCGCCAGGATGGCCGCTACCAGCAGTACTTCGACGCCCTACAGGCCGGCCACTACCAGCCCGTGCCGGAGCAGGCCAGCCCGTAG
- a CDS encoding hydrolase yields MLMRAKDSTLLVIDLQERLLPAIDGGAAVIEQASWLVRLAQRLHVPVIATEQYPKGLGYTEAGLHELLPGEGLREKIHFSATAGEGVFDLPGGERKQFIVCGTETHVCVLQTVMGLLAAGREVFVVDEAVGSRRPRDKALGLARMEGAGAVIVSREMVAFEWLERAGTELFREISRGFIR; encoded by the coding sequence ATGCTGATGCGAGCGAAGGATTCCACCCTGCTGGTGATCGATCTGCAGGAGCGGCTGCTGCCGGCCATCGACGGCGGCGCGGCGGTGATCGAACAGGCCTCCTGGCTGGTGCGTTTGGCGCAGCGCCTGCACGTGCCGGTGATCGCTACCGAACAGTATCCCAAGGGCCTGGGCTACACGGAGGCGGGCCTGCATGAGCTGCTGCCGGGCGAGGGGCTAAGGGAGAAGATTCATTTCTCGGCGACCGCAGGAGAAGGGGTATTTGACTTACCGGGTGGTGAACGCAAGCAGTTCATAGTCTGTGGCACGGAAACTCATGTCTGCGTGCTGCAGACGGTAATGGGCCTGCTGGCGGCCGGGCGTGAAGTGTTCGTGGTTGACGAGGCAGTGGGATCGCGTCGGCCGCGTGACAAGGCACTGGGCCTGGCGCGCATGGAAGGTGCCGGGGCGGTAATCGTCTCGCGTGAGATGGTCGCTTTCGAGTGGCTGGAGCGCGCCGGTACCGAGCTGTTTCGCGAGATCAGCCGCGGTTTTATTCGCTGA